In the Oryza glaberrima chromosome 6, OglaRS2, whole genome shotgun sequence genome, one interval contains:
- the LOC127777906 gene encoding syntaxin-43-like, giving the protein MATRNRTPLYRKYRDALRHVRAPAGAPSSSSSGGGGGGGGGGGGPVIEMASLLRSNRPYAPLSTDDPSAASSRSAVTVGLPPAWVDVSEEISANMQRARTKMAELAKAHAKALMPSFGDGRDDQRAIEILTHEVTDLLKRSEKRLQKLSMKDSSEDSNVRRNVQRSLATDLQSLSMEFRKKQSTYLKQLRQQKEGQDGVDLEMNMNGSKSTFELGDDEFEDVGFTEVQMSKLKKSEAFTREREREIEQVVESVNELAQIMKDLSVLVIDQGTIIDRIDYNIQNVAASVEEGYKQLQKAERTQKKGGMVMCATTLVILIFIMIVLLILKKILF; this is encoded by the exons ATGGCGACGCGGAACCGGACGCCTCTGTACCGCAAGTACCGCGACGCGCTGCGCCACGTCCGCGCGCCGGCGGGGgctccgtcgtcgtcatcgtccggaggaggaggaggaggaggaggaggaggcggggggcCGGTGATCGAGATGGCCTCGCTGCTGCGCTCCAACCGCCCCTACGCCCCCCTCAGCACCGAcgacccctccgccgcctccag TAGAAGTGCTGTGACGGTCGGGCTGCCCCCGGCATGGGTTGATGTTTCCGAAGAGATATCTGCCAACATGCAGCGGGCAAGAACGAAGATGGCAGAGCTGGCTAAGGCACATGCCAAAGCCTTGATGCCATCCTTTGGTGATGGTAGAGATGACCAGCGAGCAATTGAGATTCTTACACATGAGGTAACAGACTTACTGAAGAGGTCGGAGAAGAGACTTCAGAAGCTATCCATGAAAGATTCTTCAGAGGATTCAAATGTCCGAAGGAATGTCCAG CGTTCACTCGCTACAGACCTGCAAAGCCTTTCGATGGAGTTCCGTAAAAAACAGTCAACTTATTTAAAGCAGCTACGCCAACAGAAAGAG GGGCAAGATGGAGTTGATTTGGAAATGAACATGAATGGTTCTAAGTCGACATTTGAACTTGGAGATGATGAATTTGAGGATGTG GGTTTCACGGAGGTTCAGATGTCAAAACTTAAGAAAAGCGAAGCATTCaccagagaaagagaaagagaaatcgAGCAG GTTGTCGAATCAGTTAACGAGCTTGCACAGATCATGAAGGACCTTTCAGTTCTTGTGATAGATCAG GGAACTATCATAGACCGGATAGACTACAATATACAGAATGTTGCAGCTTCCGTTGAAGAGGGTTATAAACAATTGCAAAAG GCTGAGAGGACACAGAAGAAAGGGGGCATGGTCATGTGTGCTACTACCCTTGTCATTCTTATCTTCATCATGATAGTCCTCCTGATTTTAAAGAAGATCCTTTTCTga